Sequence from the Orcinus orca chromosome 11, mOrcOrc1.1, whole genome shotgun sequence genome:
GTCAAAAATAATCAGGTacgttgggacttccctggtggcacagtggttaagaatccacctggccaatgcaggggaccagggtttgagccctggtccgggaagatcccacatgctgcggagcaactaagcccttgcgccacaactactgagcctgcgctctagagcccacgaaccacaactactgagcctgcgtgcctagagtccgtgctccacaacaagagaagccaccacaatgagaagcctgcacaccacaacgaagagtagcctcctctctctgcaactacagaaagcctgtgtgtggcaacgaagacccaatgcagccaaaaatcaataaataaatacatttatataaaaaaaaatcaggtacaCAAGAAACATAACATCATGAGCACAAATCAGCAGGGCAATAGATAACAAAAACAGACCTGCAAAAACCTTAGGTGCTAGAATTACCAGAGAGTACAATATGCTGGGAAATTAAGAAACACACTTCTACATTTCTTCATGATAGGAATTAGACTATATTGTGagccaaaagacaatgaaaatattATCAATACCTACCAAAACTTGTGGTTCAGTGCTGAAGCCACTTCAGAAAATAGTTTgtcaattcctcaaaaagttaaacataaagaattaccatatgactcagcaattcaactcctaggtatatgaccaagagaaatgaaaacacatgttcacacaaattcataacagacaaaaaatgcaaacaacccaagtgtccatgatgaatgattaaacaaaatgtggtatatatccaTATAAAgcagtattattcagccataaaaaggaatgaagtactgatatatgttacaacatggatgaacctaaaaaacattatgataaatgaaagaagccagacacaaaaagccaagtattatatattccatttatatgggatattcagaataggcaaattcatggagacagaaagtagattagtagttgccaggggcttggaggagggggaaatgaggagtgGCTACTAACAGGTATGGATGTCTTTTTTGTGGTAACAAAAATGTTCTAGAATAGGACAGTGGAACCTTGTGAATAAACTAAAACCActaaattgcacactttaaaagggtaaattttatggtatgtgaattatatctcaattttaaaaaactgtggatTGCAGCTATGTAAAGGAAAATGTATAGCCTTAAATGCATGTATTAAGCCATTCTTAATAGTTCCTATGAAGAATACTTTCTAGTTTACTTACTATTTTTACTAGTAAGAATTCTATACTAGTTTGCTTGCCATTCCTAGTAACAAAGATATGCTTGAAAATATCTGCAAGAAACACAGACCTATGAAAAGCAATaaagcagattttaaaagaaccaagtagaattctagaaatgaaaaatacaataactcaattaaaaatccGATGGGAAGATTTAACAACAGATTAGACAtagctgaagagagaattagttAACTGGAAGGTAGGTTGGGAAATAATTACCCTGATTCATGCAATAGGTATGCTGAAGTATTCTGTTGTAAAGTGTCATGATATCTGAAACTTACTTTCAAAGGGCTCAGCAAaacatgtttttgtgtgtgtctacCTACATAATGTGTATACAGACATACATGTGTTTAGCAGCAGAGGGAGATAAATCAAACATGGCAACATGTTAAAAACTGGTGAATCTGAATAAAGGCTATATGGATGTGCAATGTACAACTGTACACTGAACATTTTTATGAACTattctattctaaaatttaaaaatggtaaattagcAAAATGGTAGcacttacaatagcataaaaGTGTCAAGAACAAAGAATTaggtctttaaaaaagaaatagaagcccTATGTGGGGGAAATAATGAGCCTATCGAAAAACATTAGGAGAACATTTATATGGACatagagatataacatgttcatggattagaagattaaatttttaaaaattcccccaAATTGATTAATAGACTTAATGCAACTTTGTTCAAAATCTAATAGGGCTTTGGAAAGAACTTGACAAGATGATTCTGTAATGCATACAGAAGACAAAAGAGCCAAGAATAGAAAAACCCTCTTGGATTCCAAATACtacacactgtattttttttgttcttacttAAGTGGTGGCTCTTTCTCAGCTCCTTCATTGGTTCCCCAACTTCTTCCTGATCTCATGTTAGAATGCCCCAGGGCTCAGGCCTTCAACTCTTTTCCACTTTCACACTGACTCCTTTGGTGATTTCATCCAGTCTCATAGCTCTCAATAAAAATCAACTACTAACTCTCAGCCTCCATTCCAATCTAGACCTGTCTCTCAAACTCACTCTCATATCCAACTGTTTACTTGATATCTTTAATTGGTTATCTAATAGATATCTGATATTTAACAAAACGGatgcctcaattttttttctgtcttcaacTTTCCTCATCTCAGTTGATGGCAACTTCATCCTGAATTTTAGTTGCTTAGTCCAATACCTTGTGTTCATCtttgactcctctctttctctcatatattttatacaaCCCATCAGCAAATCCCTAAACGAATCACTTCTCACTTTCCTTTACTATGCTCACCCTGGTTTGAGCCACATCAGCTCTTACCTGGCTAACTTCAACAGCCTTCTGATTGGCTTACCTGTCTCATCCCATGTCCCTGCACTAACAGTCCCCTCTAGTTCCTAACCGAGTTTGCATGATGAAAATCAGTTTTGATTTGGGAGTGGCACCCAGGGCAttagaatactttttaaatgtttcatactTCTTCAAAATTATCAGATATTATTTTGCCCTTTGGTTAGTAATTGTTGAAACTGAGTGACAGGTACATGGAGCCCTTTACACtattctttcaaataaatatgaaatgaaacGAAAGCTTCTCTGGTGActctaccactttttttttttctattttccttttggctgcactgcttgGCAtgaggaatcttagttccctggccactcgccctgcagtggaagcacgcagtcttaaccactggactgccagggaagtcctctggtAACTCTAATCTGCAGCAGGATTGAGAAACAACGGTCTGTAATCCCAAAACCAGAGCATTTTCCCTATAAATAATTGAGACATTTCTACTTGAAAGGCAGtcttaaagaatttaaaagataCATGTAAGATGAAAAACaccaaatttattttccaaaatacaagaaaaagagtACACATTTAAATTCACTTTGCAAtatacattaacaacaacaacaacaaaccaccTGTTCCATGTCCTACTTGTCTCAACTTAACTCTCAACCAACGGTGGCATTTGCAAGAAGGGAAAGATTTCTGGCCCTTGGTTTGCAGAACCTGAAACTTGACATTAGAACATGTGAAATGTACACTCCAGACTCAGTTCTTCTAAATCAAGGCAAAGGTTTGTTAACAATGAATCTCCATACAGATGGAAAATGAAGGGCTTCTTACTACCAATTTATCCAAAAGCTCTAGAACAGTCATTTGCAGTTTGAAGTCTGACCACAACTTTCACTAGTGCTCAATGTATTTTGAGGTAAAGTACAGATCGTGGAAGAATGAAATTCTCTTCAGTTTCAAATGAACTAATATCTAAATCTGAAAATATTATCAAAGGTGATTCTTTCTCTCTGTAAAAAATAAACCACCCAAATGAATTTATTGGTTTGAAATATACTTGTTTAATAAACCTGACAAGGAAGAATCAAACCAACAACCTATTTTTGCCATAGTAATGAGAAGCTATAAAAGGTTAATTTCTTAGTCCTTGGGAAGTGACACCACATGAGTTCTACAAAAAAATGGCTATTGAGATTGTTAGACTCGATGTGAGCACCCCTCAGAATACTGGGGAGACTGCAGAGACTTGTTTATTTGGGGACTATTCCCACTCATGCTTACCAGATGGTTACTGATGACATTAAGTTCTTGTATCACCATGCTCAGATCTTCATGTAATTTAACTATTGCATTTTTCACCTCCCTTAGAAGAACGTTAGTGGAATCATTTGTTTCAGGCTCCCTAGGCAGGTCTTTGGTTGCCTGAAAACTAGAACAGGACATAGAGGTGAAATGGTCTACATTTTGGGTGGAAAATGCTACCCAATTACTGCTAGAAATAGGACTTGTCTTCTTTTTGGCAGAATCAGAGTTGTCTGGAAGAATTTCCAGTAGGTTGAGGTGGTCATTTTCCTCTTCATCAGAGGACAGTGGGCCCCTAGGAGCAAAAGGGTGATGAACCCTGGCTGTCTTATCTTTAACAGAGGCAGGCGAAGATTGTTGATGGGACAAACTCCAGAAGGAAGGTCCGGCCAAAATTGGGGGTGAGAGATGAACAGACTTCTTTGGAGAGGCTGAATCAGGAGATGACACGGATAAAGTAGAAAAGGAGGATGCCCCCTTAGAGGCAGTTGAAACTAAAATGTATAAATGACAGACAAAGATTAGGCAACATACAAATGACAgtaatagctaaaataattttacaatgtaAAATCCTATCTGGTCTCAACTTAAATAAATTACTTAGAATTTTATATGTTAAATAGTCATAATAAGcccaaataaacccaaagcaagaaatagagaaaatctgAAGCTGTGTTTATGTGTCAATAATTCCACGGAAATGAAACTAAAATAGGAATATCAATATTCATCTTGACTCTCAAACGTTGCCCAATATATTTTTACACTACACTTATCAGAGACAGCAGAAAAGTAAAGTATTACACGGTATTCTACTCACTGCCAGCATTTTAAGTTGACATTTAAAGTAGAAAGTGTGAGAAACCTGTAACTTagattccttcattttttttttttttgacagaaaaTATTATGGCAAAATGAACAACCAACTACAAGTACCCCACAGTTATAAAACTAATCTTTTTCTCTTAATGGTCAAATATAGTCAAGACTGAGTCCAACCCATCTGAGATCCAGGACACTTCAgcacatgtatataatttttttttttccaccgaGAAACTGTAAGTAAAATCAAAAGCATTCTAAGCCTGttttccataaaattaaaaatctgataACGTTTTAAACTTCGCTTCAGGCAAAATCATATTAAATCTCTTCTTTCACACTTCACTCCAAATCGCTATTTCCCAAACTGTTCTGGGGAACACTGTGCTCCTTAAGATGTAAAAAGATGTTTTGTGAGAACAGGGCTTCAAGGTCAAGACTAGCCAATTGCATACTGTGCCTCCCGTTGGGGGATTAACAATGTCCGTTAGCATATTTAAGGTTCTGAGAAATCGACAGTACagctggcccttgaacaacatgggggttaggggcGCTGGCCCTCTGCACATTTGAAAATCcctgtataactttacagttggccctccataccCGAGGTTCTGAATCAGCAGGTTCAATCAACCTCAGATCCTGTGGTACTGTACTACAtgcttattgaaaaaaatcatgtgtaagtagacccatgcagttcaaacccatgttgctcCAGGGCCACCTGTAATTTATTcaagtgttttccaaactttcttgGGCACAGAACTTTTTCTTGTCTCCTTGGAATGTCTATTTACATTCACTTATGTCTTAGGTGGTAAAAATTGGCAAATTCCAGTGCTGAAGTCTTTGTAACTAACTCTGTGCttgttacttaaaaaacaaaacaaaacaaacgtaTTCACTATAAGTCATAGAAAAGGGGAATTAATGCTTACCATTTAGCACTTATCTTTctatagtaattttattttacatattc
This genomic interval carries:
- the ENTHD1 gene encoding ENTH domain-containing protein 1 produces the protein MLFYEDDPKPVLPTIPTSIISSTTWLSEGQTDVCNLWDADAVPVPSEESPSLQTSVSFDKKSDSTITNTVIENPLQMSLEKQPAAKSFETLTTLPAFWPSSKEEFINPNLRISKSDSTFYNQGSVETLSVSPSFKTLDPVKQTVIISKDHQKRTESGLVQMEDENLKTLSTWVSTASKGASSFSTLSVSSPDSASPKKSVHLSPPILAGPSFWSLSHQQSSPASVKDKTARVHHPFAPRGPLSSDEEENDHLNLLEILPDNSDSAKKKTSPISSSNWVAFSTQNVDHFTSMSCSSFQATKDLPREPETNDSTNVLLREVKNAIVKLHEDLSMVIQELNVISNHLVSMSGNSPQINKSLQSPQYSEGCSHRV